A region from the Campylobacter subantarcticus LMG 24377 genome encodes:
- the rpsU gene encoding 30S ribosomal protein S21 — MPGIKVHPNESFDEAYRKFKKQVDRNLVVTEVRARRFFEPMTEIRKKQKISARKKMLKRLYMLRRYESRL, encoded by the coding sequence GTGCCAGGAATTAAGGTACATCCTAATGAGTCTTTTGATGAAGCGTATAGAAAATTCAAAAAACAAGTAGATAGAAATCTAGTTGTTACTGAAGTTCGCGCTAGAAGATTTTTTGAGCCTATGACTGAAATTCGCAAAAAACAAAAAATTTCAGCTCGCAAAAAAATGCTTAAAAGACTTTATATGCTTAGACGCTA
- the ccoG gene encoding cytochrome c oxidase accessory protein CcoG: MSACITNYTKKRYIAYIISMVIFIALPFIKINGNHFFLLSFDHKKLNLFFIAFDTQELYLMPFVIIGMFLTILFVTTLAGRIWCAWTCPQTIARVIYRELLQTKIFKIHKSTANKQKQANGFLIQKTLSVVIFYLFSLLMMSAFLWYFVPPEDFFVYIQNPSEHLLLLGILLCASLAFTFDIVYLGEKFCVYVCPYARIQSVMFDNNTVQVIYDDKRGGMIYDGHTKLYQKPPQGECIGCDACVKICPTHIDIRAGMQLECINCLECADACSKIQAKFDRPSLINWTSAKAIETREKIKYFRFRTIGYLVVLCGVFAALVLMGSKKENMLLNINRSSELYQIRKAHDSELIITNAYVFLFQNTDNKTHEYYFDVKLQGIDDGLEIIRPKKSFKLKAGEKDKQIVVLKATKKLADNDRKDTVIPLAIKAYAIDDKNIIITRESNFVYPKNSMIKHKKHQ, encoded by the coding sequence ATGAGTGCTTGTATCACAAACTATACCAAAAAAAGATATATTGCTTATATTATATCGATGGTTATTTTTATAGCCTTACCTTTTATCAAAATCAACGGCAATCATTTTTTCTTGCTAAGTTTTGACCATAAAAAACTTAATTTATTTTTTATCGCTTTTGATACCCAAGAACTTTACCTAATGCCTTTTGTTATTATAGGAATGTTTTTGACTATACTTTTTGTCACGACTTTAGCAGGAAGAATTTGGTGCGCTTGGACCTGTCCTCAAACCATAGCCAGAGTAATTTATAGGGAGCTGTTACAAACTAAAATTTTTAAAATTCACAAAAGTACCGCAAATAAACAAAAACAAGCCAATGGGTTTTTAATACAAAAAACCTTAAGTGTTGTGATTTTTTATCTTTTTTCTTTGTTAATGATGAGTGCGTTTTTGTGGTATTTTGTTCCACCTGAAGATTTCTTTGTTTATATCCAAAACCCTAGTGAGCATTTATTGCTTTTAGGAATTTTATTATGTGCTTCTTTGGCTTTTACCTTTGATATAGTGTATTTAGGGGAAAAATTTTGTGTTTATGTATGTCCTTATGCAAGAATTCAATCTGTAATGTTTGATAATAATACCGTTCAAGTAATATATGATGATAAAAGAGGAGGCATGATTTATGATGGACATACTAAACTTTATCAAAAACCGCCACAAGGTGAGTGCATAGGTTGTGATGCCTGTGTAAAAATTTGTCCTACTCATATAGATATAAGAGCTGGAATGCAACTTGAGTGTATTAATTGTCTTGAATGCGCTGATGCTTGCTCAAAAATTCAAGCTAAATTTGATCGCCCTAGTTTAATTAATTGGACTAGCGCAAAAGCTATTGAAACAAGAGAGAAGATAAAATATTTTAGATTTAGAACTATCGGATATTTAGTTGTTTTATGTGGTGTTTTTGCAGCTTTAGTTTTAATGGGAAGTAAAAAAGAAAATATGCTTTTAAATATCAATCGCTCTAGCGAGCTTTATCAAATCAGAAAAGCGCATGATAGCGAATTAATCATTACCAATGCTTATGTATTTTTATTCCAAAACACTGATAATAAAACTCATGAATATTATTTTGATGTGAAATTACAAGGCATTGATGATGGTTTAGAAATCATTAGACCTAAAAAATCTTTTAAATTAAAAGCCGGAGAAAAAGATAAACAAATAGTTGTATTAAAAGCTACTAAAAAACTAGCTGATAATGATAGAAAAGATACCGTAATACCTTTAGCAATAAAAGCTTATGCAATTGATGACAAAAATATCATAATCACAAGAGAAAGTAATTTTGTGTATCCTAAAAACTCAATGATAAAGCATAAAAAACATCAATGA